Proteins co-encoded in one Flavobacterium fluviale genomic window:
- a CDS encoding suppressor of fused domain protein — MNLEEYKKQFTEDDAVGWLEIDKEFDQLYPGQEPKHFAPALSYMLGGDSPLDGVSYYESQKQEHHYHFITYGFSELYYNEEKVDGEFSKWGFELTFRLKPFEADNGNPSWAVALLQNIAKYVFNSGNWFEEFHYMPANGPIRLDTDTDITALLIVNDPEVEKKQTPHGEVSFLQIVGITSAEYEHIKANPGTVEELVNKLKENNPLLITDLNRKD, encoded by the coding sequence ATGAATTTAGAAGAATATAAAAAACAATTTACGGAAGATGATGCAGTGGGCTGGTTAGAAATCGATAAAGAATTTGACCAGCTTTATCCAGGTCAGGAACCCAAACATTTTGCGCCTGCGCTCAGCTATATGCTCGGTGGTGATAGTCCGCTGGATGGTGTGAGTTATTACGAAAGTCAAAAGCAGGAACATCATTATCATTTTATCACTTACGGTTTTTCAGAATTGTATTATAACGAAGAAAAAGTAGACGGAGAATTTAGCAAATGGGGTTTCGAACTTACTTTTAGATTAAAACCATTTGAAGCCGATAACGGCAATCCAAGCTGGGCAGTGGCATTACTTCAAAATATTGCCAAATATGTTTTTAACAGCGGTAACTGGTTTGAAGAATTTCACTACATGCCTGCAAACGGACCGATTCGTCTGGATACTGATACTGATATTACAGCACTGCTTATTGTAAACGACCCAGAAGTCGAAAAAAAGCAGACTCCTCACGGCGAAGTTTCGTTTTTACAAATAGTAGGAATTACTTCGGCAGAATATGAGCATATCAAAGCAAATCCGGGAACAGTCGAAGAATTGGTCAATAAACTAAAAGAAAACAATCCTTTATTAATTACCGATTTAAATCGAAAAGATTAA
- a CDS encoding DUF2314 domain-containing protein, translated as MSETKIFYADGENPKMIEAYKKAQETFKYFWRELSWEYRRIVPGLDVACVKLAFTQEIDNETVVEHMWINDVNFDGENIYGVLVNDPDELTNVNNGDEVQIPVNQISDWLFAIDGKTYGAFTIQAMRSEMSEEERAAHDEAWGLDFGDFDDVLVVNEQKEKPENIIEHPMSKNMKESLIEFVQNNPEEVTAQDELGYTFLHREVIAGNQTSVEVLLESGADKNAKTETGKTALDFAKELKWEHLVTVLQ; from the coding sequence ATGTCAGAAACAAAAATATTCTACGCCGACGGAGAAAATCCAAAAATGATTGAAGCTTACAAAAAAGCTCAGGAAACCTTTAAATATTTCTGGAGAGAATTATCTTGGGAATACCGCCGAATAGTCCCAGGACTTGATGTTGCATGTGTAAAGCTGGCTTTTACGCAGGAAATCGACAATGAAACCGTTGTAGAACACATGTGGATTAACGATGTAAATTTTGACGGCGAAAACATATACGGTGTTCTAGTAAATGACCCAGACGAATTAACGAATGTAAACAACGGAGATGAAGTACAAATTCCTGTAAATCAAATTAGCGATTGGTTATTTGCTATTGATGGAAAGACCTACGGTGCTTTTACAATTCAGGCAATGCGTTCTGAAATGAGCGAAGAGGAAAGAGCTGCACATGACGAAGCTTGGGGACTAGATTTTGGTGATTTTGATGATGTTTTAGTGGTTAATGAACAAAAAGAAAAACCAGAAAATATCATTGAACATCCGATGAGCAAAAACATGAAAGAAAGTCTTATCGAATTTGTACAAAATAATCCAGAAGAAGTAACCGCTCAAGACGAATTGGGCTACACTTTTTTACATCGTGAAGTAATTGCCGGAAACCAAACTTCTGTAGAAGTTTTACTAGAATCTGGAGCCGATAAAAATGCCAAAACTGAGACTGGGAAAACAGCACTCGATTTCGCTAAAGAACTCAAGTGGGAGCATTTAGTAACTGTTCTTCAATAA
- a CDS encoding NUMOD4 domain-containing protein, which translates to MPQNRFYPNEQFKEIEINASLQLRYAISNRGRLISFTDEIENGRLLKGGLSDGYPTFRFKVKKDDKIVNKYLFLYKLVAQYFIPKESEEQTYVLHLDYNRSNDDVSNLRWATKQEMMAHSRKSPRVIQAKKNLIEHNVKADGRKLTTTKVMLIKKILARPEQKTRLKMIAKQFGVSEMQIRRIASGENWGHVKI; encoded by the coding sequence ATGCCACAAAATAGATTTTATCCGAACGAACAGTTTAAAGAAATAGAAATAAACGCCTCATTACAATTAAGATATGCCATTTCAAACAGAGGAAGACTTATAAGTTTTACCGATGAAATTGAAAACGGACGCCTCCTGAAAGGCGGATTAAGCGACGGATATCCAACCTTCCGTTTCAAGGTTAAAAAAGACGATAAAATCGTTAATAAATATCTCTTCTTATATAAATTAGTAGCGCAGTATTTTATTCCGAAAGAATCTGAAGAACAAACTTATGTACTTCATTTGGATTATAACAGAAGCAACGATGACGTAAGCAATTTACGCTGGGCAACCAAACAAGAAATGATGGCGCACAGCCGTAAAAGTCCAAGAGTTATCCAAGCCAAAAAAAATCTAATCGAACACAATGTAAAAGCCGACGGACGAAAATTAACAACAACGAAAGTCATGTTAATCAAAAAAATCCTTGCGAGACCAGAACAAAAAACTCGTCTTAAAATGATCGCCAAACAATTCGGAGTAAGCGAAATGCAGATCAGAAGAATTGCCAGCGGAGAAAACTGGGGACACGTTAAGATTTAA
- a CDS encoding GNAT family N-acetyltransferase has translation MQIVEVQNKDYPILKKLFLNERIKTFSWLDTSEFQLDDFEKLTQGEYILAAIINDIPVGFISIWVPNNFIHHLYVDEKHQGKKIGTELLKAAIDVTKSAVTLKCLENNIKAVEFYKRNGFIEKEKGHSEHGCYILFQSPREIV, from the coding sequence ATGCAAATAGTTGAAGTCCAAAATAAAGATTATCCAATTTTAAAAAAATTATTCTTAAACGAAAGAATAAAAACTTTTTCATGGCTGGATACGTCCGAATTTCAATTAGACGATTTTGAAAAACTTACGCAGGGCGAATACATTCTCGCTGCAATTATAAATGATATTCCCGTTGGTTTTATTTCAATCTGGGTGCCGAATAATTTTATACATCATTTGTATGTGGACGAAAAGCATCAAGGCAAAAAAATTGGAACAGAATTATTAAAAGCTGCTATTGATGTAACGAAATCTGCCGTAACTTTAAAGTGTCTGGAAAACAATATAAAAGCCGTTGAATTTTATAAAAGAAACGGATTTATAGAAAAAGAAAAAGGACATTCTGAACATGGCTGCTATATTTTGTTTCAATCGCCAAGAGAAATTGTTTAA
- the lpdA gene encoding dihydrolipoyl dehydrogenase — protein MKYDVIVLGSGPGGYVTAIRASQLGFKVAVVEKENLGGVCLNWGCIPTKALLKSAQVFDYLKHASDYGLKVSEFDKDFPAVIQRSRGVAEGMSKGVQFLMKKNKIDVIEGFGKLKPGKKLDVTDKDNKVTEYSADHIIIATGARSRELPNLPQDGVKVIGYRQAMTLPTQPKSMIIVGSGAIGVEFAHFYNSMGTDVTIVEFMPNVVPVEDEDISKQFERSLKKSGIKVMTNSSVERIDTTGAGVKAFVKTAKGEEVLEADIVLSAVGIKTNIENIGLEEVGIAVDRDKILVNAYNATNIPGYYAIGDVTPGQALAHVASAEGINCVEKIKGLHVDPIDYGNVPGCTYATPEIASVGLTEKQAKEKGYELKIGKFPFSASGKAKAAGAADGFVKVIFDAKYGEWLGCHMIGAGVTDMIAEAVVARKLETTGHEILKSIHPHPTMSEAVMEAVADAYGEVIHL, from the coding sequence ATGAAATACGACGTTATTGTTTTAGGAAGTGGTCCTGGCGGATATGTTACAGCAATTAGAGCTTCACAATTGGGCTTTAAAGTAGCTGTAGTTGAAAAAGAAAACCTTGGTGGTGTATGTTTAAACTGGGGATGTATCCCAACTAAAGCATTACTTAAATCGGCTCAGGTTTTTGATTATTTAAAACACGCTTCTGATTACGGATTGAAAGTTTCAGAATTTGACAAAGATTTCCCTGCAGTAATTCAACGCAGCCGTGGTGTTGCTGAAGGAATGAGCAAAGGAGTTCAATTCTTAATGAAAAAAAACAAAATTGACGTTATCGAAGGTTTTGGAAAACTGAAACCAGGAAAAAAACTTGACGTTACTGATAAAGATAATAAAGTTACAGAATACAGCGCTGACCACATTATCATCGCTACCGGTGCTCGTTCTCGTGAGTTACCAAATTTACCTCAAGATGGTGTAAAAGTAATTGGGTACCGTCAGGCAATGACATTGCCAACGCAGCCAAAATCTATGATTATTGTTGGTTCTGGAGCAATTGGAGTTGAGTTCGCTCACTTCTACAACTCAATGGGAACAGATGTTACGATCGTAGAATTTATGCCAAACGTTGTTCCTGTAGAAGACGAAGATATCTCAAAACAATTTGAGCGTTCTTTGAAAAAATCAGGAATTAAAGTTATGACTAACTCATCTGTTGAGCGCATTGACACAACTGGTGCAGGAGTAAAAGCTTTCGTTAAAACTGCAAAAGGAGAAGAAGTTCTTGAAGCTGACATCGTACTTTCTGCAGTTGGAATCAAAACAAACATTGAAAACATCGGATTAGAAGAAGTTGGAATCGCTGTTGACAGAGATAAAATCTTAGTAAACGCTTACAACGCAACTAACATTCCAGGATACTACGCAATTGGAGATGTTACTCCAGGTCAAGCTTTAGCTCACGTAGCTTCTGCTGAAGGAATTAACTGTGTTGAAAAAATTAAAGGTCTTCACGTAGATCCAATTGATTACGGAAACGTTCCTGGCTGTACATATGCAACTCCAGAAATTGCTTCTGTAGGTTTAACAGAAAAACAAGCTAAAGAAAAAGGATACGAATTAAAAATTGGTAAATTCCCATTCTCAGCTTCTGGAAAAGCAAAAGCTGCCGGTGCTGCAGACGGATTCGTAAAAGTAATCTTCGATGCTAAATACGGAGAATGGTTAGGATGCCACATGATTGGTGCTGGTGTTACAGACATGATTGCTGAAGCAGTTGTAGCTCGTAAACTAGAAACTACAGGACACGAAATCCTTAAATCTATCCACCCTCACCCAACAATGAGCGAGGCTGTTATGGAAGCTGTTGCTGATGCTTACGGCGAAGTAATTCACTTGTAA
- a CDS encoding AraC family transcriptional regulator — MTTDIIEVNNFIVLIEQSNSDKEFVQKCEIDGDAVGFAFYGSGNVELEIKHNNQIKYLMNTTGLAISFFGNQKVGFAHKIAPEKPLQSISIFAKLKTIQNLPQTEKEIFENQLPELVNPKAHFVKGPTLFMTLEMQLAVQKVFNTTYTGNTRLLFLKSQVNELLAHYFALLSAEKKNELTEKDKEKLFQAKDIVSTNYSKPPTITELSKLIGLNSSKLKKNFKELFGIPVYKFIHEERLNKAYELLCRSEKTVQETAWEVGYESLSSFSNAFQKKFGSRPNEVKKQFLSNKS; from the coding sequence ATGACTACTGACATCATAGAAGTAAACAATTTTATCGTCCTTATAGAACAATCTAATTCTGATAAAGAATTTGTGCAAAAATGCGAGATTGACGGCGATGCAGTAGGTTTTGCTTTTTATGGTTCTGGAAATGTAGAATTAGAAATCAAACACAACAATCAGATAAAATATTTGATGAATACAACTGGTTTGGCGATTTCATTTTTTGGAAATCAGAAAGTTGGTTTTGCTCATAAAATTGCTCCAGAAAAACCCCTGCAATCCATTAGTATTTTTGCCAAACTAAAAACCATTCAAAATTTACCACAGACCGAAAAAGAGATTTTCGAAAATCAATTACCAGAACTAGTAAACCCAAAAGCGCATTTTGTAAAAGGTCCTACTCTATTTATGACACTCGAAATGCAATTGGCCGTTCAAAAGGTATTTAATACAACTTACACAGGCAATACAAGGCTTCTGTTTTTAAAAAGTCAGGTAAATGAATTACTTGCACATTATTTTGCACTTTTATCAGCCGAAAAGAAAAACGAATTGACCGAAAAAGACAAAGAAAAACTTTTTCAGGCAAAAGATATTGTAAGCACAAACTATTCCAAGCCTCCAACTATTACAGAATTATCCAAACTGATTGGCTTAAACAGCAGTAAACTTAAAAAGAACTTCAAAGAATTATTTGGCATTCCAGTTTATAAATTCATTCACGAAGAACGTCTCAACAAAGCTTACGAATTACTTTGCAGAAGCGAAAAAACGGTTCAGGAAACTGCCTGGGAAGTAGGTTATGAAAGTCTAAGTTCATTCTCCAACGCCTTTCAGAAAAAATTTGGATCAAGACCAAACGAAGTCAAAAAACAATTCCTTTCAAACAAATCTTAA
- a CDS encoding YdeI/OmpD-associated family protein: protein METKDGKLAVYAATRQDWRKWLEQNSQIEKSVWLILYHKKSKTQSVSLIEATEEALCFGWIDSLCKKRDAESYYLTFSPRNPKTSKWSKPNIERAERMIQQNLMTEHGQKLIDIAKEKGKWITDNEA from the coding sequence ATGGAAACGAAAGATGGAAAATTAGCCGTTTACGCCGCAACCAGACAAGACTGGCGCAAATGGCTCGAGCAAAACAGTCAGATTGAAAAATCGGTTTGGCTTATTCTCTACCACAAAAAAAGTAAAACGCAGAGTGTTAGTTTAATCGAAGCCACAGAAGAAGCGCTTTGTTTTGGCTGGATCGATAGTCTTTGCAAAAAACGCGATGCCGAAAGTTACTATCTTACCTTCTCGCCCCGAAATCCAAAAACCAGTAAATGGAGCAAACCCAATATCGAAAGAGCCGAACGAATGATTCAGCAAAATTTAATGACAGAACACGGTCAAAAACTAATTGATATTGCCAAAGAAAAAGGAAAGTGGATTACAGATAATGAAGCATAA
- a CDS encoding DUF1801 domain-containing protein, giving the protein MNQEIQAYNDSQSEENQKICNILSAEINHFLPETESKIWHAHPVWFLDGNPIAGYSKLKGSVRLLFWSGQSFDEEKLQTEGSFKAAEIRYTSPDQINKDDLKRWLAKSKEIQWDYKNLIKRKGVLIRLLDKPY; this is encoded by the coding sequence ATGAACCAAGAAATTCAGGCATACAACGATTCGCAAAGCGAAGAGAATCAAAAGATATGCAATATTTTAAGTGCCGAAATTAACCATTTTCTGCCTGAAACCGAAAGCAAAATCTGGCATGCACATCCAGTTTGGTTTTTAGATGGAAATCCGATCGCGGGCTACAGTAAACTAAAAGGTTCTGTGAGATTGCTTTTTTGGAGCGGGCAGTCTTTTGATGAAGAAAAACTGCAAACCGAAGGTTCATTTAAAGCCGCAGAAATTCGCTACACAAGCCCTGACCAAATCAACAAAGACGATTTGAAACGCTGGCTGGCAAAAAGCAAAGAAATTCAGTGGGATTATAAAAACCTCATAAAACGCAAAGGCGTTCTTATTCGGTTACTGGACAAACCTTATTAA
- a CDS encoding arginase family protein, producing the protein MKEICIVEFTSNLGLKEPKPGKEPGVNRLPDWLWKNNLHKALKVDNIIRLDPPKYSSVKDPETKILNADSLVTYAREQAYLINNLISANKFPFILGGDCSILLGTAIALKQKGNYGLFYLDGHTDFMDISLSETGGAGGMATSIVTGNGHEKLTNILNLSPYIKEENLWCVGNREYDEEYENEIRNSAAVYISLNELRKKGISNCIQSFLSDVENKKLDGFWLHIDVDVLNDSIMPCVDSRTPDGLTYDEFNNLTALLFQSEKLSGLEITILDPDLDETGQYTKDFVNNLSSTFNLFKK; encoded by the coding sequence ATGAAAGAAATCTGCATTGTTGAATTTACTTCTAATTTAGGATTAAAGGAACCAAAGCCAGGTAAAGAACCAGGCGTAAATCGCTTACCCGACTGGTTATGGAAAAACAATCTGCATAAAGCACTTAAAGTAGATAATATAATTAGACTCGATCCGCCGAAATACTCCAGCGTAAAAGATCCCGAGACTAAAATTTTAAATGCAGATTCACTTGTTACTTACGCCAGAGAACAGGCTTATTTGATCAATAATTTGATTAGCGCAAATAAATTCCCATTTATTTTGGGAGGCGACTGCAGTATTCTTTTAGGAACTGCAATAGCTTTAAAACAGAAAGGAAATTATGGCTTATTTTATCTTGACGGTCATACAGATTTTATGGATATTTCCTTGTCTGAAACTGGAGGCGCTGGCGGCATGGCGACGTCAATAGTTACTGGAAACGGTCACGAAAAACTAACCAATATTCTGAATCTTTCGCCTTATATCAAAGAAGAAAATCTTTGGTGCGTTGGCAATCGGGAATATGATGAGGAGTATGAAAATGAAATTCGAAATTCTGCTGCGGTGTATATCAGCCTGAACGAACTCCGAAAAAAAGGCATCAGCAATTGTATTCAATCTTTTCTTTCGGATGTTGAAAATAAAAAACTCGACGGTTTTTGGCTTCACATTGATGTTGACGTTCTAAACGATTCGATAATGCCGTGTGTAGACAGTAGAACTCCAGACGGGTTAACGTATGATGAATTTAATAATCTTACCGCCCTCCTATTTCAAAGTGAAAAATTAAGCGGACTAGAGATAACTATTTTAGATCCCGACTTAGACGAAACAGGACAATACACAAAAGATTTTGTAAACAACTTAAGCAGTACTTTTAATTTGTTCAAAAAATAA
- a CDS encoding DUF5367 family protein gives MHLYQGQYSGFIKNLSRIQVSLIMSLIAILMDILIFVPLVEIPKGNTHRDFFNNPLKWILAILNAATVYFYWKKRFKIK, from the coding sequence ATGCATTTGTATCAGGGACAATACTCTGGATTTATCAAAAATCTATCGAGAATTCAAGTTAGTTTAATCATGTCTCTCATTGCAATTTTAATGGATATTTTAATATTTGTTCCTCTTGTAGAAATTCCTAAAGGCAACACACATAGAGATTTTTTCAACAATCCGCTAAAATGGATTTTAGCCATTTTAAATGCCGCAACAGTATATTTTTATTGGAAAAAGAGATTTAAAATTAAATAA
- a CDS encoding Rossmann-fold NAD(P)-binding domain-containing protein, protein MKTNKILVIGGKGKTGSRVVKLLNEKPNITIRLGSRSSEIPFDWEKPETWSLALKDIDSVYITFQPDLAIPSAPETIQKFALLATKLGVEKMVLLSGRGEKEAQICEEILKAAAQKWTIVRASWFNQNFSESIFLEPLLAGFVALPQANVLEPFIDANDIAEVVTEALLNDKHNGQTYELTGPRLLSFEQAVSEIAKVIKKEIVFESLTVEKYINMLREYQVPEDEIWLINYLFSEVMDGRNSSTTNDIEKVLGRKATDFSEFVKETAKTGVWNEVRQLS, encoded by the coding sequence ATGAAAACAAACAAAATCTTAGTAATCGGCGGCAAAGGAAAAACCGGAAGTCGTGTAGTAAAATTATTAAACGAAAAGCCAAATATAACAATCAGACTTGGTTCGAGATCTTCAGAAATTCCTTTTGACTGGGAAAAACCAGAAACTTGGTCTCTTGCTTTAAAAGATATCGACAGCGTTTATATTACTTTTCAACCTGATTTAGCCATTCCGTCTGCACCTGAAACCATTCAAAAATTCGCCTTATTAGCAACAAAACTTGGCGTAGAAAAAATGGTTTTACTTTCTGGAAGAGGCGAAAAAGAAGCTCAAATCTGCGAAGAAATTCTAAAAGCAGCGGCACAAAAATGGACCATAGTAAGAGCTAGCTGGTTTAATCAGAACTTTAGCGAAAGTATATTTTTAGAACCTCTTTTAGCAGGATTTGTAGCATTACCGCAAGCCAATGTTCTGGAACCTTTTATAGATGCCAATGATATTGCAGAAGTCGTGACTGAAGCACTTTTAAACGATAAACATAATGGTCAGACTTACGAGTTAACTGGTCCGCGTTTGCTGAGTTTCGAGCAAGCTGTAAGCGAAATAGCAAAAGTTATTAAGAAAGAGATTGTTTTTGAGTCTTTAACTGTAGAAAAATATATCAATATGCTTCGTGAATATCAGGTTCCTGAAGATGAAATCTGGTTGATAAATTATCTTTTTTCTGAAGTTATGGATGGCCGAAATTCGAGCACAACCAATGACATCGAAAAAGTTCTCGGAAGAAAAGCAACTGATTTTTCTGAATTTGTGAAAGAAACGGCTAAAACTGGAGTTTGGAACGAAGTACGCCAATTATCATAA
- the truA gene encoding tRNA pseudouridine(38-40) synthase TruA: MRYFIQFAYNGTHYHGWQIQPNASSVQETLNKALSVLLNETISIMGAGRTDTGVHATEMFGHFDTEKTLDIQILIHKLNSYLPKDIAIFDIILVHDDAHCRFDATKRTYEYHINTVKNPFLQELSWYVNQKLDVDLMNEAAQLLLKHTDFQCFSKVHTDVNTFDCTIFEAFWKQENSKLIFTISANRFLRNMVRAIVGTLINIGLHKITLADFENIIASKSREKAGFSVPAHGLYLTKIDYNYL; the protein is encoded by the coding sequence GTGAGATATTTTATTCAATTTGCTTATAACGGAACACATTATCATGGCTGGCAGATACAGCCTAACGCCTCTTCTGTTCAGGAAACTTTAAATAAAGCTTTATCGGTTTTACTGAATGAAACTATCAGCATAATGGGTGCTGGAAGAACAGATACTGGTGTGCATGCTACTGAAATGTTTGGCCATTTTGATACCGAAAAGACTTTAGACATTCAAATTCTGATTCATAAACTGAATTCATATTTACCAAAAGATATTGCCATTTTTGATATTATTCTGGTTCATGATGATGCGCATTGCCGATTTGACGCAACTAAAAGAACATACGAATATCATATCAATACCGTTAAAAATCCGTTTTTACAGGAACTAAGCTGGTATGTAAACCAGAAATTGGATGTAGATTTGATGAATGAAGCGGCTCAATTATTATTGAAGCATACCGACTTTCAATGTTTTTCAAAAGTACATACAGATGTAAATACTTTTGACTGCACTATCTTTGAGGCATTTTGGAAACAAGAAAATTCAAAACTGATTTTCACTATTTCTGCAAACCGTTTTTTGAGAAATATGGTTCGGGCAATTGTCGGCACTTTAATTAATATCGGTTTACACAAAATTACGCTGGCTGATTTTGAAAATATTATTGCCAGCAAAAGCAGGGAAAAAGCTGGATTTTCTGTTCCGGCACATGGTTTATATTTAACCAAAATAGATTACAATTATTTATAG
- a CDS encoding ABC transporter ATP-binding protein — MKAKAFDTGLFKRILKYTKPYKWRYYGVIIFAVSLSIFAALRPYLLKETVDGYIKTHDKMGLLMYIILMGVVLLMEVFSQFYFVYWANWLGQDIVKDIRTKLFKHILSFRMKYFDLVPVGQLVTRAVSDIESIARIFSQGLFMIISDLMKMFVVLIFMFYMNWKLTWIVVLAMPILVFITRIFQRKMQVAFEEVRTQIANMNSFVQERVTGMKIVQLFNREKIEAENFKDINNRHRVAWIKTILYNSIFFPIADIISSITLGLVVVYGGFRILNGDHFTTFGDLFSYTMFIGMLFNPLRQIADKFNEMQLGMIAANRVFDIIDTQDHIQDTGKIEAPVFNGSIEFEAVRFSYIPEEEVIKGINLSVTAGQTVAIVGSTGAGKSTIINLLNRFYEISSGTISIDGENIENYTLASLRKQIAVVLQDVFLFADTIYNNITLHNPEITRDRVIDAAKKIGVHDFIMNLPDNYDFDVKERGVMLSSGQRQLIAFLRSYVSNPSILILDEATSSIDTYSEELIQRATETITKGRTSIIIAHRLATIVNVDKIVVMDKGLIVEQGTHQELLNKADGYYKNLYDSQFSVAN; from the coding sequence ATGAAAGCAAAAGCATTTGATACTGGATTATTCAAAAGAATTTTAAAATATACCAAGCCTTATAAATGGCGTTACTACGGTGTCATTATTTTTGCCGTATCGCTGTCTATTTTCGCGGCACTCCGCCCCTATTTACTTAAAGAAACCGTAGATGGATATATCAAAACTCATGACAAGATGGGATTATTGATGTATATCATTTTAATGGGTGTAGTTTTATTGATGGAAGTTTTCTCGCAGTTTTACTTTGTTTATTGGGCAAACTGGCTGGGACAAGATATTGTTAAGGACATTCGAACGAAGCTTTTTAAACACATTTTGAGTTTCAGAATGAAGTATTTTGATTTGGTTCCAGTTGGGCAGCTGGTTACTCGTGCCGTTTCAGACATTGAGTCGATTGCCCGCATTTTCAGTCAGGGATTATTCATGATTATAAGTGACTTGATGAAAATGTTTGTAGTGCTTATTTTTATGTTTTACATGAATTGGAAGCTGACTTGGATTGTAGTTCTTGCCATGCCAATATTGGTTTTCATTACTAGAATTTTCCAACGTAAAATGCAGGTAGCTTTTGAAGAAGTAAGAACTCAGATTGCCAACATGAATTCTTTTGTACAGGAACGCGTGACTGGAATGAAAATCGTTCAGCTTTTTAACCGCGAAAAAATCGAAGCCGAAAATTTCAAAGACATTAACAATAGACATCGCGTGGCTTGGATCAAAACGATTTTATACAACTCGATCTTCTTCCCTATTGCAGATATCATTTCATCTATTACTTTGGGATTGGTAGTGGTATACGGCGGTTTTAGAATTTTAAATGGAGATCATTTTACCACTTTTGGAGATTTATTTTCGTATACCATGTTTATTGGAATGCTTTTTAACCCTTTAAGACAAATTGCGGATAAATTCAATGAGATGCAATTGGGAATGATTGCGGCCAATCGTGTTTTTGATATAATCGACACACAAGATCATATTCAGGACACCGGAAAAATTGAAGCGCCAGTTTTTAATGGAAGTATAGAATTTGAAGCGGTTCGTTTTAGTTATATTCCAGAAGAAGAAGTTATAAAAGGTATAAATTTATCTGTTACTGCAGGACAAACCGTTGCTATTGTTGGTTCTACAGGCGCAGGAAAATCTACTATAATTAATCTGTTGAATCGTTTTTACGAAATTAGCAGCGGAACAATATCTATTGACGGAGAAAATATCGAGAACTATACTTTGGCTTCTCTTCGAAAACAAATCGCTGTGGTTTTACAAGACGTGTTTTTATTTGCCGATACGATTTATAATAACATCACTTTGCATAATCCAGAAATTACCCGCGATCGAGTAATTGATGCCGCGAAGAAAATTGGCGTTCATGATTTTATTATGAATCTGCCGGATAATTACGATTTTGATGTAAAAGAACGAGGTGTAATGTTATCATCTGGACAAAGACAATTGATTGCATTTTTACGTTCGTATGTAAGTAATCCGAGTATTTTGATTTTAGACGAAGCGACCTCTTCTATCGATACCTATTCTGAAGAATTGATTCAACGTGCTACTGAAACAATTACAAAAGGAAGAACTTCTATAATTATTGCACATAGACTGGCAACAATTGTAAATGTAGATAAGATTGTGGTAATGGATAAAGGTTTGATTGTCGAACAAGGAACGCATCAAGAATTACTCAATAAAGCTGACGGTTATTACAAAAACTTGTACGATTCGCAATTTTCAGTAGCTAATTAG
- a CDS encoding TPM domain-containing protein codes for MKKLVLIFIIVLFLPTLSFAQTKTENQPVFAKSYDYVNDFEKILTPNQVKNLNDFLKSSEAKTNSKILIVTTPSILPHTDLTNYSLDLDKYLVSKLKIDTSILIVISKQLRQIQVHGVEKIRAKMSDQEMKDIVSSYIVPELKKGDYYKGLQQGALQLAKKIE; via the coding sequence ATGAAAAAATTAGTACTTATTTTTATAATTGTTCTTTTTTTACCCACTCTTTCTTTTGCACAGACGAAAACAGAAAATCAGCCTGTTTTTGCCAAATCCTATGATTATGTAAATGATTTCGAAAAAATTCTTACTCCAAATCAGGTCAAAAATTTAAATGACTTTTTAAAATCAAGCGAAGCCAAAACAAACAGCAAAATACTTATTGTAACAACTCCCTCTATTCTTCCTCATACAGATTTAACTAATTATTCGTTAGATTTAGATAAATATTTAGTTTCAAAGCTAAAAATAGACACTTCAATTTTAATTGTAATTAGTAAACAATTGAGGCAGATTCAGGTTCATGGAGTCGAAAAAATCCGGGCTAAAATGAGCGATCAGGAAATGAAAGATATTGTATCGTCGTATATAGTTCCAGAATTAAAAAAAGGCGATTACTACAAAGGATTACAGCAGGGCGCTCTGCAGCTGGCTAAAAAAATAGAGTAA